A window of Bacillales bacterium genomic DNA:
TAACGCCCATCCATTTCGCCCGTTCTTTCGGCGAGAAAATGTCACCAACCGTTGCGCGCGGCATGCTCATCATCGCGCCGACGCCAATCCCTTGAAACGCACGTGCCCAGACGAGTTCGGTCATCGTCGATGTTCTCCCCGCTCATGACAATCTCCTTTGCTCCTCCATTCATTAGTCACCTTAAAGATTATAGCATTTAATTTTTATATCATATAAATAATTCCGCAAAAAAACAGCTGCCGCTCGGGCAGCTGCTTTCTTCGATCCCTTAAACAGCTTTTGTTTTGATTTCCACGTCCACATTCCCGCGAATCGCTTTCGAATATGGACAAATTTGATGCGCTTCTTCCGTCAGCTTTTCAGCTTCATCTTGGTTGACGCCTTTTACTTCTACGTTCAGTACGACTGCGATATTGAAATCTGCCGCACCGTTTTTCACGAAGCTCACATCCGCCGTCGTCGTCGATTCAATGTCTTTTCCGTTATTGGAAGCGACCAGATTCAAGGCTCCGTCATAACAGGCAGAATACGTTGCCGCAAAAAGCTGCTCCGGATTCGAACCTTGCTTCCCTGATTGTCCCGGAGGCATGACCAGATTCACATCAATAACGCCGTCGTCCGACTTCACGTGTCCGTTACGTCCGCCTTTTGCCGTGGCATGTGCGGTGAAAACCACTTGACCCATCCTGACCACTCCTTCGTAATCTTTTGGCATTTGCGCCGATACCCTCATTTTTGCAGAACGCAAGCTGTTAAGCAAGTATTCCGAGCTTGTTGGCGATTGATGTTTAGGATGCGCACGATTGTGGAATAAGCCAAATGAACTCGATCCGTCTCGGAGGTGTCAAGCAAAGAAGAAAACCAACAGCACAAGCCCATGTCGACCGGCCCGCTTGATGCAAAAACAACAATGGAGGTTTATTTGTGGATTTAACATCGCGGAAAGATATTAAGCTCATGGAACAAAAAGCGAAAAGGGACCAAAAAGAGGCGGAAAAAGCGCAAAAGGTCGTAAACGAAGCGAAAAAGCACCAAAAACGATAGAAAGGCCGGCCCGGAGAATTTCTCTGGGTCGGCCTCATTCACGCTTTCTTTCTGCGCCGCGTTTCCGGGTCGAAGAAACTATAGACGACCGGAATGACGAACAACGTGAGAAACGTACTGCTGATCAAGCCGCCGATGACGGTAATGCCCATTGGCTGCTGGATTTCCGTGCCTTCGCCGATCGCAAACGCGACTGGCAGCAGGCCGAGAATCGTCGTCAAAGCGGTCATCAGGATCGGTCGCGTCCGCAGCTGAACGCTTTCGACGATGGCGTCATGAGCGGCATAGCCGCGGGCTTTCAGCTGCAGGATATAGTCGATCAACACGATCGCGTTGTTGACGACGATGCCTGCGAGAACGACGAGTCCGATGAGGACGGTTGCGCTGATCGGCGTTTGTGTGGCGTAGAGCGCGAGCGATACGCCGATGAAGATGAGCGGTACCGAGATCATGATGACGAACGGATACTTGAACGATTCGAACTGTGCAGCCATGACAAGATATACGAGCACGATCGCCAAGATGAACGCCATGGCGAGCTGTTGCTGCGAATTTTGCAGCAAGTCAAAATCTCCGGTGTAAGAGACGGAGACAGCGTCGTCGAGGTTTAACTCCTCGACTTGCTCGGCCAACGCTGCTTTAAATTCTCCGAGCGTAGTTTCGTTCGAAAATTTTACCGTAAACGGCACAGACCGTTCTTCACCGTCGCGATGAATCGCTACCGGCGAATCGCCGATCGCAATGTCTGCCACGTCTTTCAATGGCACGCCCTTGCCTGCCGGCGTCGGAATCCACAGCTCTTTCAAATCGTCGGCAGTACTCGTCACCTCCGGATCATAGACAACGCGAACCGTCTTCACTCGTCCGTTGTCATTCGTGATTTGCATCACGTCCATGCCTCTCGTCGCTTGATTGACAATTTGCCCCACTTGCGCCGCCGTCAATCCGTGTTGCCTCGCCTCTTCACGATCGACTCGGATTTGCAATTCTTTCACCGTATTCTTCAAACCGTTCGTCACTTCGACCGTGTCGTCCATGTGTTGCACCTGTTCAGTAATTTTCCGAACCGCTTCTTCCAACACTTGCTGATCGTCGCTGTTCACCTTAAACGTCAACGTGTTCGGCTCCGTCCCGGTCGTGCTTTGCTGATTGAGCGTTACACGGTCGGCTCCCGGTACTGCCTCCTCCACTGCTGCGCGAATGTTTTCCACGAATTCGCCTGTCGTTACGTCCCGATCCTCGGCCTCTTTCATTTTCACGTAAATTTGCGCTTCGCTGCTGTCGGTCGTATTTTGCGGTCCTTGATTTTGCGTGCTGCCGATCAAGCTGAAGTAGTCTTGCACCGCCGGTTCATCGGCCAAAAGCTGCTCCACCTTTGCGGTCGCTGCTTCTGTCTTTTCCAGTCTCGTGCCGTTCGGCAGCTTCAAATCGATCGTGAAAAAGCCTTGATCCTGCTGCGGCAAAAATTCAGCGCCGACCTTAGTCATGCCGAAAATGCCGCCGGCCAACAACAACACGACAAACAGCAGGACGAGAAAACGGTGACGAAGCGCCCACGCGGTTGCGGAACCCAGCGACTTCATGTAACTTTGTTGCCTCCGTCGGCGTTCCTTGTTTTCTTTAGGTGCCTTCAACATTCGGCTGGCGAGCATCGGCACGACGGTCAGCGCCACGAACA
This region includes:
- a CDS encoding organic hydroperoxide resistance protein, which translates into the protein MGQVVFTAHATAKGGRNGHVKSDDGVIDVNLVMPPGQSGKQGSNPEQLFAATYSACYDGALNLVASNNGKDIESTTTADVSFVKNGAADFNIAVVLNVEVKGVNQDEAEKLTEEAHQICPYSKAIRGNVDVEIKTKAV
- a CDS encoding efflux RND transporter permease subunit, whose protein sequence is MKLSDFSIRRPVFTMVIMIVFLLLGAVSLTRIPLKLIPSISPPIGAVVATYPDAGPREVLDNVTKPLEDQLGTIPGLKDLTSTSQEGSSLIILQFTNDTDIDEIQTDIQSAIDRADLPEEVRNARFLKFDPAQFPILQLALSTTNMNDEFSGDVRDLERKLSQVKGVASVNARGLEIDVIEIKLDQEALKDHYLTERDVVTALRASNVSLPGSSVRLGDRELTTRVIAPIHSASDLKKLELRTPKGETVSMADLGSVSIVPKDDGLITRNNQKPAVLVNLLQQSDANTEQVSQSVRERLAELLEQNKYSDIEASILFDQGDLVDRAVGSLQSALILGAAFAMLVLFFFLRNLKTPLIIGISIPFSVIVTFVLIYFSGFTLNIMTLGGLALGIGMLVDNSIVVIENVYRHLNMGEEPRKAAAEGTKEVGVAITASTLTTVAVFVPVVFVTGIIGDLFKQFALTIAFSLLASLFVALTVVPMLASRMLKAPKENKERRRRQQSYMKSLGSATAWALRHRFLVLLFVVLLLAGGIFGMTKVGAEFLPQQDQGFFTIDLKLPNGTRLEKTEAATAKVEQLLADEPAVQDYFSLIGSTQNQGPQNTTDSSEAQIYVKMKEAEDRDVTTGEFVENIRAAVEEAVPGADRVTLNQQSTTGTEPNTLTFKVNSDDQQVLEEAVRKITEQVQHMDDTVEVTNGLKNTVKELQIRVDREEARQHGLTAAQVGQIVNQATRGMDVMQITNDNGRVKTVRVVYDPEVTSTADDLKELWIPTPAGKGVPLKDVADIAIGDSPVAIHRDGEERSVPFTVKFSNETTLGEFKAALAEQVEELNLDDAVSVSYTGDFDLLQNSQQQLAMAFILAIVLVYLVMAAQFESFKYPFVIMISVPLIFIGVSLALYATQTPISATVLIGLVVLAGIVVNNAIVLIDYILQLKARGYAAHDAIVESVQLRTRPILMTALTTILGLLPVAFAIGEGTEIQQPMGITVIGGLISSTFLTLFVIPVVYSFFDPETRRRKKA